The sequence below is a genomic window from Aspergillus nidulans FGSC A4 chromosome V.
TAATGCCACATCATGATGTCGAATGACCACAGCACGCTCTCTGGGTGCTTCGAGCTTCAACAAGAGAAGCTCAAACGTGCAGTTATGCGGACAGTTGCCGACAGATCATAACTTCCTactggatatcaagatcaTAATATTGGGGGCTGAAGGACAACATCCAGGGTTGAAGAAACTTGGCATTAATCCCACGAGATATAGTCAAAGCCAAAGTAGTCAGTAATATCTCTGATCGTTCTGCTGTTGagttgttgaaagagaaagggaggggCGGTTGCCAGAGGGCTTTCGCAAGAAAGTGTGGAGGGTTTGGGTATGTAGATAAGGCCCGGCCGGATTCAGTGACCACACACCATCAGGAGGCGGTAGAAACGATTGAGTAGAGGTGGAGTATTCAAGTCCACCTAACTAGCTTCGCTCATACTAGTGTACTGTGAATCAAACAGTACCGCTGGCAACCATTTCCTGACAGCCCGGAAACAGGGCCGATTGTGCATATATCTTGCAAAGCTCAGCGCAGCCTCAAACGAAAGTTCACTACACTTGATACCTAACCACCTGTCTCCATTTAGACTAGACTTTTGGCTAGTGTTATATGCTGTGGCGTAAGGCTGGGGTTCGATTGAGAGTTCAACATTCATCCGCTGTAGGGCCTGGAAAGCAGCCCAGTTGGAATCGAACGCACCCTCGCGGTGCGGCCAAGATAGGAGGAGGCCAATCGCACGACGTCGAACACTATAGTCGCGGCACCACATGGCCGCATAGTATAACGGGGAAAGAATGCCATCTTCCAGGACTACACTCGGGCGTGCCGGGTATTTATTCAAGAGCTCCCCGACCATGGTTACATGGGTCTCGTACTCCGGATTGTAGTACTCCAGGACAGCCTCATTCCGGACGAGAGCGGTTTTGACTTGGAGAACGAGGCTACAGTAGAGCATACGCAAGACATCTGCGGCTCTTCGCTCCTCTAACGTTAGGTTGCTGGAGGAGTGGAATGGGTCAAACCGGTGGCTGAATATGCTGAGCTGAGATAAAGTCTGCAATTGCTTGTGATGGAGAAAAGCATAGTCTGAGCGTATCTCATTTTCTGACAGGTCTTTGCACAGCAATATAAAACGAAACGCAGTGCTCGTCAAATAGTCAAAAGCTTGACGTGTCTCGTTAAGACTGCTGAACGCTCCGAAGTCATTGAAAATTCCTGGATAAGCGCTTTCGCTATTGGTGGGTTCCCCGCGGACTCCGTACTGTAGCGACTGCGCTTCGAGGTTGGCAAAGGCAGCGACTATGCATGGCTCGATGGGCGTCTCAGAAGAACTCGAAGCCTTCGCCTCATTCAGAATTCTGAGGCCACTCCGAAGGTGCAGAAAAGCGTCATCATACTGGCCGCGCAGCAGCTGTGTCATAACAAACAACAGACAACACAAAAGCATGACCTCCCGAAATCGCGGATCCTGCGACGATTGACGCCGACTCAGTAAAGCGAAGGATCGACCGCATTGCTCAAGCGCAAACAGATGCCATTCATTTCGCAGATCTTGTCCAGGTAAAGGCATGCCGTAGGTCTCTAAGTCTTGGTGAACGGCACTAAAAGCAATGACAGCGTGGTAAACCGCGGGTTCTGACTTGCTCATGCTAAGGAGGTGAGCCTGCCAGAGACGGGAGTCGAACGAGTCCGAGAGTACTAAAACTGTGCGATGCTGGAAGTATGAGTAGCAACGCCGCTCGTCTGTGGTTATCGCCCACCGAAAGCCGTCTTTTATCGTCAGCCTCGGATCTTCCAGCTGTCTCTTGTCCTTTCGGATGGCAAGTCTGGAGCGAGGGAGTCGTTGGAGATCATAGTCACAGGCGCGTCCTGTGCGCGAACAATTTTTGCAGACGACAGGAGTTTCATCACACTTGATATGGCGCAGTCTTCAGATTCAATCATTTAGGAGCTCCTGAGCCCGACGGATTATAGTGTACTCACCGGCAAGTCCGACAGCCTGCCCGGGATTTCTTAGTGCCGTCCCTTTGCCGTTTGGGTTCCAGAAGCCCCCGTGTGTGTGCCATTGAGTTTCAACGCAAGTGAACACAGGAAGGCAAAGATAAGAGCTCAGTATTCCACGGCCAGATTTAAGGTATTcgagaaagcaaaggctCAGCTGAAGGGTCCGAGTGGAAGTCGACTGGCCAGCCTAGTGCACTGGGTGGCGTGGCCCGTTATTAGCACCGCCAAAGCATACTGTGTAGGCTGGCCTGCGTTGGTAACATCCAATAGATATTCCAGTATCTCAGGGCTAATCCTTTACCGGCTAGGTCCAGCGAACGAAGCAATAACCTATCAACAAGCCGTTGACCCGAGTTCGCAATGATAACCAGCCATTACTGGTACCTAAGACCGACAGGGGGCCTAACCTGTGCGTAGACGGAGAGGGCTCAAGACCAATCGGACAAAAATTCCCGAGATAAGGAACAATCCCGCTGGAAGAGTTGCTGTTGAAATCTTATCGAAGCGGTTAGAACAAAggatgaaggcgaagaattGAGACCTCTTGCAGTCCAGACCTAGCATATAGCCCCTATCGAGGTCACGTGAGCTCTCCGTAACGGCGACAACAACGCCAAgccaacaccaacaaccaaAAGTCTCAAGTCCTAGCTTCAATTCCTTCCATCAACTAACATCAAATAACAGCCATGGACATTAAACCGCCCCTATCCTCCTACTCCTCATCACAACATCTTCGCCCCCCTCCACACCATCGCccctctgcatctccagCCTCCGCGCAAACCCAAGCCCAATCCGCGGGCGCGCCCCGAATCCCTGCAAAAACTACCGCCGACCCCAGCGCCGTCATCGCCGAACAAACGTACTTCTGCGGCCCTTACTCTATCTCAATTGGCCGCGGCACAGTAATCCACCCGCGCGTGAGGATCTGCGCAACAGAGGGACCCATAAGGATCGGAGACGGATGCATTATTAGCGAGAAGAGTGTTATTGGGACGTAtccgccgccagcagctccagcagatTCCACGTccagtggcagtggcggCAGTGGGGAGGAGAAATCGATTGTGATCTCAAATAATGTCATCATTGGTCTGCAGGCGGTCGTTCATCCGGGCGCAAGGGTACACTCTTTTGCGGTGGTTGATAACCAGGCTGTTATTGGACGGGGCGTGGATGTTGGCGGGCATGCGAAAGTTTGTGCGAGATGCGAGATTTTCCAGGGTGCGAGGGTAAAGGAGTGGAGTGTTgtttggggaggagggaaggGGACTGggttgaagacgagaatgAAAGCGCAGAAGAAGGTCGTTAGCCCGTTTGCAATGGGGGAGAAGGGGTTTGAGGGTGTGTTGGAGGGGAAGGCAATCGAGGACGCGAGGTTGGTGGCGGTTAAGAGAGAGAGGGATGCTCTTTCGAGGCTGATtgttgggaagaagaggggatGATATGGCCACTCTGGGGATTCTGCTGGCATTACGGCGTTTGGGTTTATCTTTTGAGTGATTAGCGTTTCGCATTTCAGTATACCCAGTTAGAATGTCCAAgtttctgttcttctttctttcgtCCCTACCACATTTGACTTCCGCCGACCCATCGATATCATACTATTTATCTTCCGAAGAAGAGACACTCCACGATAACCCGACTTTCTTGCATAGCTCCTCTAAGGCCTTCTTATCATCCTCCGAAACCTCCAACTTCTCTCCATGAACATATTCAAGGTAATCCCTCCAGTTCGCAGTTACAACGGCACGCTTCGTGCGGATCCACCAGTAGAAATGCTCCATATATTCACAAGGTAAAATCCCAGAGGCAAAGGTGAGATAGCTTTCTTTTCCAAACCCAatcctgatcttctgctCCGACTCAAAGGGAGTGGTCTCATCCTCCCACCAGTTTGGTGCACTCCCGTAACGAAAATCCTTCAGATGTACCAACTTATCCTTAAATGCTCGGAAATAATCAGCCCAACGCGTATCATAGGACGTGTATAGTTTATTTTCTGGTAAGTGTGGATGAGGGCGGAAGGCATCAAATGTAAGAAGCGTCCGGCCCTCTTGAACTGAATACGAGCTAACCGCGGCTTCGTAGATTATGGTGCAGTCATCGAGGTAGAGTGCTGTTAGGGTCGCAGCATGGGAAAGGATCCAGTCAAGCTGGGAGTCGTGGATAAAGGCGTGGTTTCCAAATGCAAGGGTCTTCAGCTTAGGGAAATGAAGGCCCCCAAGGTCGCATTTCGGGGTGAAGCCGATGTAAATGCTGGAGTAGAGGGTGAGGTGCTGAAGATTGGACATGCATGGTTCTAGCCAGACGGAGGGCAGTTCGGGGAAGAACTTGTGCGGTTCCGGTCTCTGTCTCAGCCAGTCGCAGTTAGTTCGCCGTGTGCACGCGCTAGGTGCCAGGTGGTAAGGAGACAGACTTCATAATCCGAGCTCCCATTAATCCATCGACTCCTATTGGTGATATTCAGCCGGAGGGACTTCAACCGAGACAGGATCTTGTTCCTGTTTGCGACAGCCTCGGGACCTGTCTCGTTAACGTTGTACATTTCTTGCAGGGCGAGTTCTTTCAATCCAGGAATCGCAGCAAGCGCTTTCAGACCCTCCTGTATAACTTCTGACCGGAAAGATTCGTCCTGCTGGACATCGTAAGTCTCTTCAGGACATTCCCAGTGGAACCGTACGGCCGCACTTTGCAGCTGGGGCATCTCCTTCAGGTAGCTAAATAGGCGGGATGCTACATCCTTTTCGGCACCGTACTGAGATTCAGGAGGCTATGCTGGCATTAGTCATTGTCCTTGTAGAACAGGGTTAAATAAGTCACATTTCGTGGATCATACGTATTCAGATATATCTTATTGATATATGGAACGAGATCCGCCCTTCTGAGAATGCTCTCCAGGCGGCCGTAGCTCCCCTCTGTGGGACAGACGCTGAGGGT
It includes:
- a CDS encoding uncharacterized protein (transcript_id=CADANIAT00003576); the encoded protein is MSKSEPAVYHAVIAFSAVHQDLETYGMPLPGQDLRNEWHLFALEQCGRSFALLSRRQSSQDPRFREVMLLCCLLFVMTQLLRGQYDDAFLHLRSGLRILNEAKASSSSETPIEPCIVAAFANLEAQSLQYGVRGEPTNSESAYPGIFNDFGAFSSLNETRQAFDYLTSTAFRFILLCKDLSENEIRSDYAFLHHKQLQTLSQLSIFSHRFDPFHSSSNLTLEERRAADVLRMLYCSLVLQVKTALVRNEAVLEYYNPEYETHVTMVGELLNKYPARPSVVLEDGILSPLYYAAMWCRDYSVRRRAIGLLLSWPHREGAFDSNWAAFQALQRMNVELSIEPQPYATAYNTSQKSSLNGDRWLGIKCSELSFEAALSFARYMHNRPCFRAVRKWLPAVLFDSQYTSMSEAS
- a CDS encoding uncharacterized protein (transcript_id=CADANIAT00003577), coding for MRNANHSKDKPKRRNASRIPRVAISSPLLPNNQPRKSIPLSLNRHQPRVLDCLPLQHTLKPLLPHCKRANDLLLRFHSRLQPSPLPSSPNNTPLLYPRTLENLASRTNFRMPANIHAPSNNSLVINHRKRVYPCARMNDRLQTNDDII
- a CDS encoding uncharacterized protein (transcript_id=CADANIAT00003578), with the protein product MAGITSLPTEIIRHIFSYADQESQKALRLTTRRLGAIGQQSVFQTLSPPESQYGAEKDVASRLFSYLKEMPQLQSAAVRFHWECPEETYDVQQDESFRSEVIQEGLKALAAIPGLKELALQEMYNVNETGPEAVANRNKILSRLKSLRLNITNRSRWINGSSDYERPEPHKFFPELPSVWLEPCMSNLQHLTLYSSIYIGFTPKCDLGGLHFPKLKTLAFGNHAFIHDSQLDWILSHAATLTALYLDDCTIIYEAAVSSYSVQEGRTLLTFDAFRPHPHLPENKLYTSYDTRWADYFRAFKDKLVHLKDFRYGSAPNWWEDETTPFESEQKIRIGFGKESYLTFASGILPCEYMEHFYWWIRTKRAVVTANWRDYLEYVHGEKLEVSEDDKKALEELCKKVGLSWSVSSSEDK